In a genomic window of Paracoccaceae bacterium:
- a CDS encoding EAL domain-containing protein, with amino-acid sequence MIPALILNQINEKAIEGLALALASNDDGAIMEIKWCNSAFTRITGYSEAEAVGQRGSILIGPDVEQGVHLSIMERLMKWETFSIKALNNRKNGEAYWQKMSWTHLSDPQTGNHWWLCSIIEVDDERTGSVENAPLSPAKLDLDGYERVDAKVRRLEKENARLHKLAKSVARDANEDALTGLSNRRHFAVELKTWIANLKKYGTEFAVLYIDLDRFKFVNDTLGHEAGDQLLVSVAGMLRKLTDKSDLVARLGGDEFVILKPLAESALNISTLADQIVQRMQIPFTCEGMSIACSASVGVAIANVKMADPEQVVADSDVALYHAKSQGKGRWSFFTEDMHAIAIASKQLASDLLLACERREFIPYFQPLIDAKTGRIACAEMLVRWSHPARGILAPAAFLGTAADLGILKRIDEIIFATLRESLACLDSAGIDLPRVAVNVSAARLADPTFIHDIKSSGIRPERLTVEILESVYLDQMDDVVRWTIDELDELGVTVALDDFGTGHASVRGLLETRPAILKIDRHFIQLVLEDVSARPLVESIIGIGKSLGMSIVAEGVESEEHALIVTEMGCDFLQGFYFGEPMSKENLRDRLNETGGTFWSPRPENRKDNTEPGNGQAG; translated from the coding sequence GTGATACCTGCTCTGATCCTCAATCAAATCAATGAGAAGGCTATCGAGGGCCTCGCGCTTGCTTTGGCATCAAACGATGATGGCGCTATCATGGAGATTAAATGGTGTAACAGCGCTTTTACCCGCATCACCGGGTACAGCGAGGCGGAGGCCGTAGGTCAACGTGGCTCCATTCTGATCGGTCCGGATGTAGAACAGGGCGTTCACTTATCTATCATGGAAAGATTGATGAAATGGGAAACCTTCTCGATCAAGGCGCTGAACAACCGCAAGAATGGAGAAGCCTATTGGCAAAAGATGAGTTGGACGCATCTATCCGATCCTCAGACGGGAAATCACTGGTGGCTCTGCTCGATCATTGAAGTGGACGACGAACGCACCGGGTCGGTCGAGAATGCGCCACTCAGTCCTGCAAAATTGGATCTGGATGGCTACGAGAGAGTGGACGCTAAGGTTCGTCGCTTGGAGAAAGAGAATGCGCGGCTGCACAAACTTGCGAAATCGGTGGCCCGGGATGCGAACGAAGACGCGCTGACCGGTCTTTCAAACCGGCGACATTTTGCAGTTGAGTTGAAAACTTGGATTGCAAACTTGAAAAAGTACGGAACGGAATTTGCCGTGCTCTACATTGATCTCGACCGTTTTAAGTTTGTAAACGATACGCTTGGCCATGAAGCTGGCGACCAGTTATTGGTTTCGGTTGCCGGCATGTTGCGCAAGCTGACCGATAAATCCGATCTGGTCGCCCGTCTTGGCGGTGACGAATTCGTGATTTTGAAACCGCTGGCGGAAAGCGCTCTCAACATCAGCACTCTAGCCGATCAAATTGTTCAGCGGATGCAGATACCATTCACCTGTGAAGGAATGTCGATCGCCTGCAGCGCGAGCGTCGGCGTGGCAATTGCAAATGTGAAGATGGCAGATCCCGAACAGGTGGTCGCAGATTCTGATGTCGCACTTTATCATGCGAAGTCGCAAGGCAAGGGACGCTGGTCGTTCTTTACGGAAGACATGCATGCCATTGCAATCGCAAGCAAGCAACTGGCATCGGACTTGCTGCTGGCATGCGAAAGACGCGAATTCATTCCCTATTTCCAGCCTTTGATTGACGCGAAGACAGGTAGAATCGCGTGTGCCGAGATGTTGGTGAGGTGGTCACATCCAGCCAGAGGCATTCTCGCACCAGCTGCATTTCTTGGTACTGCGGCAGATTTGGGGATCCTCAAACGGATAGATGAAATCATCTTTGCCACTCTGCGCGAGTCTCTGGCTTGTCTGGACTCTGCTGGCATTGATCTTCCCCGTGTTGCTGTCAATGTCTCAGCAGCCCGGTTGGCAGATCCCACCTTTATTCACGACATAAAAAGCTCTGGTATCAGGCCGGAACGACTAACGGTCGAGATTCTCGAGTCAGTCTATCTGGATCAGATGGATGACGTGGTGCGATGGACCATTGACGAACTTGACGAGTTGGGCGTGACGGTTGCTCTTGACGATTTTGGTACCGGGCATGCTTCGGTCCGTGGTCTACTTGAAACAAGACCGGCAATCCTCAAGATTGATCGCCACTTCATCCAACTTGTCCTCGAGGATGTGAGCGCAAGGCCGCTTGTTGAATCTATCATCGGCATTGGGAAGAGTCTCGGTATGAGCATCGTTGCTGAAGGCGTCGAGTCCGAAGAGCACGCGCTAATCGTTACGGAAATGGGTTGTGATTTCCTGCAAGGCTTCTATTTCGGCGAACCAATGAGCAAAGAGAATCTGCGCGACCGACTTAACGAAACCGGGGGCACGTTCTGGTCGCCCAGACCTGAAAACCGGAAAGACAACACGGAGCCCGGCAACGGTCAGGCGGGTTGA
- a CDS encoding substrate-binding domain-containing protein, which translates to MLKRHFMALASVASLALGAGVATAQDAPAPLDSPEDVTIALVRYLSTGDFFQAYLSGVENQAAALGVNLRVLDSRQDAALQADMVEQAIALGVDGIIIQHGLTESMRDAAQRAVDAGIKVVAFDVNVENEAIPQIEQSDYLLGKLALEQAVADNGDSFSAGYVYVPGIAPLDRRHVAWEEVKQANSGITEVARIGTLDNPIANANANQARAALQANPGISVFFAPYNEFAKGVKIAADELGVSNDMAIYSADISTADIALMREADSAWKATVATNPAVVGEVSVRALALMLVGENPGASVIVPPTLITQSFLNDNNIRNMEDLGVKMPQFQHADVAMADWMPLPAR; encoded by the coding sequence ATGCTGAAACGTCACTTCATGGCCCTTGCGAGCGTGGCAAGCCTCGCGCTTGGCGCGGGCGTCGCGACGGCGCAGGACGCACCTGCACCCCTGGACAGTCCAGAGGACGTGACCATCGCCCTCGTGCGCTATCTTTCCACGGGAGACTTCTTTCAGGCCTATCTGTCAGGTGTCGAGAACCAGGCAGCGGCTCTTGGTGTCAATCTGCGTGTTCTGGACAGCCGACAAGACGCCGCCCTTCAGGCCGATATGGTCGAACAGGCTATCGCTCTTGGTGTGGACGGGATCATCATTCAGCACGGGTTGACTGAATCCATGCGGGATGCGGCCCAGCGCGCTGTAGATGCGGGCATCAAGGTGGTTGCTTTTGACGTGAATGTCGAAAATGAGGCCATCCCACAGATCGAGCAGTCGGATTACCTTCTGGGCAAACTAGCTCTGGAACAGGCTGTTGCGGACAATGGCGACAGCTTTTCTGCAGGCTATGTCTACGTGCCGGGCATCGCGCCGCTGGACCGTCGCCACGTCGCTTGGGAAGAGGTGAAACAAGCCAATTCCGGCATCACCGAGGTTGCGCGCATTGGGACGCTCGACAACCCCATTGCCAACGCGAACGCAAACCAAGCACGCGCGGCGCTTCAGGCAAATCCTGGCATTTCCGTCTTTTTCGCGCCCTATAACGAGTTCGCAAAGGGTGTGAAAATTGCTGCGGACGAATTGGGGGTGAGCAATGACATGGCCATTTACTCCGCTGATATCTCGACTGCGGATATTGCCCTGATGCGCGAAGCCGACAGCGCGTGGAAAGCGACTGTGGCGACCAACCCGGCCGTGGTGGGCGAGGTTTCAGTGCGCGCGCTGGCATTGATGCTGGTTGGCGAAAACCCCGGTGCCTCGGTCATCGTGCCGCCTACCTTGATCACACAGTCGTTCCTGAACGACAACAACATCCGCAACATGGAAGATCTAGGCGTAAAAATGCCCCAGTTCCAACATGCTGATGTGGCGATGGCCGACTGGATGCCCCTGCCGGCACGTTAA
- the mtnK gene encoding S-methyl-5-thioribose kinase, with amino-acid sequence MTADTVYEALTVDTLSERLKDLDALTQHVGQDAATWQVNEVGDGNLNLVFIVSGPSGRAIVKQALPYVRLVGDSWPLPLYRAFYEYHALTRQAARDPGAVPVIFHFDEAQAMIIMEFLAPHVILRRKLIAGEKVAGLADFLGRYCARTAFRGSELSMQSPAKKADVALFAGNVEIPAITESLVFTDPYHDAEMNSHTEGLEPIITKLRSDTGLKVKAQQALQRFVSNTETMVHGDLHSGSIMSTDSDSRVIDPEFVQYGPMGFDIGMLCANFLMAYFSQPAHRSSDLSEYQEWILGVIADTCRIFDEEFRHLWATERTGILYPASLFEDQGHDSGAACDAVLAGIWCDAWAVCGIEMHRRCLSLAHNADFEEIADVAVRAQLEARNLCMGAELIHAADTLANAQSVCTLARNFNGKDFL; translated from the coding sequence ATGACCGCAGATACGGTGTATGAGGCCTTAACCGTTGATACATTGTCAGAGCGCCTGAAAGACCTCGACGCCTTGACGCAACACGTTGGACAAGACGCGGCGACCTGGCAGGTCAATGAGGTCGGGGACGGCAATCTTAACCTCGTCTTTATCGTCAGTGGCCCCAGCGGCAGGGCAATTGTAAAGCAAGCTTTACCTTACGTGCGCCTTGTCGGCGACAGCTGGCCCTTGCCGCTCTATCGAGCATTTTATGAATATCATGCGCTGACCCGTCAGGCTGCCCGCGATCCGGGCGCTGTGCCGGTCATATTCCATTTCGATGAAGCACAGGCGATGATCATCATGGAATTTCTCGCGCCGCATGTAATCCTGCGTCGCAAGCTGATTGCCGGGGAAAAAGTGGCGGGTCTTGCAGATTTTCTGGGCCGGTATTGCGCAAGGACAGCCTTTCGCGGCTCCGAGCTCTCGATGCAGAGTCCCGCCAAAAAAGCGGACGTGGCGCTCTTTGCCGGCAATGTGGAAATTCCGGCCATTACCGAATCCTTGGTATTCACCGACCCGTATCATGATGCTGAGATGAACAGCCACACCGAAGGTCTGGAGCCCATCATCACGAAACTGCGCAGTGATACCGGGCTCAAGGTCAAGGCGCAGCAAGCATTGCAGCGGTTCGTTTCAAACACAGAAACGATGGTGCATGGCGATTTGCATTCCGGCTCCATCATGTCAACGGACAGCGATAGCAGGGTGATTGATCCTGAGTTCGTTCAATATGGCCCGATGGGGTTCGATATCGGCATGCTATGCGCGAATTTTCTGATGGCCTATTTCAGCCAGCCTGCGCACCGCAGCTCGGACCTTTCCGAGTATCAGGAATGGATTTTAGGGGTGATTGCGGACACCTGTCGCATCTTTGACGAAGAATTTCGTCATCTGTGGGCAACTGAGCGGACGGGCATCCTTTACCCTGCCTCTCTGTTTGAAGATCAGGGACACGACAGCGGCGCGGCCTGTGATGCGGTGCTGGCGGGGATATGGTGCGATGCATGGGCGGTCTGCGGGATTGAGATGCACCGACGGTGTCTGTCCTTGGCGCATAATGCTGATTTCGAGGAAATTGCCGATGTGGCGGTGCGAGCCCAGCTTGAAGCGCGCAATCTGTGCATGGGGGCGGAATTGATCCATGCGGCAGATACGCTGGCGAATGCGCAATCGGTTTGCACCCTGGCGCGGAACTTTAACGGAAAGGACTTCCTATGA
- a CDS encoding ABC transporter permease, with protein sequence MNDRYLDFAIRYGFLILLIGLIVYFSLAAPGFFGPLSAAFVLQSVAITGILALGVTCTLVVGGFDLSIGAVATSALMLSAYSMVILEHPAIVAVALCLGMGALVGLINGLLIVKFRVPDLLATLGMMFLLIGLQRIPTQGNSISTGMMLSNGTVAEGTFSTAFLWLGRHRFDVVIERLLPMPVVIFVIIALLIWLYLGFTRHGRLMYAIGSNERAASLVGTPVNRYKITAYMISGVTASVGGILLAARLGRGDIASGNNLLLDSVAAALIGFAVLGAARPNAFGTAMGALFVGILLQGMTMMNAPYYTQDFVKGAVLVAALVFTFYLSSRRTGSGH encoded by the coding sequence ATGAACGACCGATACCTCGATTTCGCCATTCGCTATGGCTTTTTGATTCTCCTGATTGGGCTGATCGTCTATTTCAGCCTCGCTGCACCGGGATTCTTTGGTCCTTTGTCGGCCGCCTTTGTGCTGCAATCAGTTGCCATCACGGGCATCCTTGCTCTGGGCGTGACCTGTACACTTGTCGTGGGCGGTTTTGACTTGTCGATTGGTGCGGTGGCGACGTCGGCGCTGATGCTGTCGGCCTACTCCATGGTGATCCTGGAGCACCCCGCAATCGTCGCGGTGGCTTTGTGTCTGGGTATGGGCGCGCTTGTCGGTTTGATAAACGGTCTCCTGATCGTGAAGTTTCGCGTGCCAGATTTGCTGGCCACGCTGGGTATGATGTTTTTACTCATCGGGTTACAGCGCATACCCACTCAAGGAAACTCCATTTCGACAGGTATGATGCTGTCCAATGGCACCGTGGCTGAGGGCACATTTTCAACCGCTTTCCTGTGGCTTGGACGTCACCGCTTTGATGTGGTCATCGAACGTCTGTTGCCGATGCCGGTTGTGATCTTTGTGATCATAGCTTTGTTAATCTGGCTGTACCTCGGCTTTACCCGTCATGGGCGGCTCATGTACGCCATTGGATCCAATGAACGTGCGGCCAGCCTCGTGGGCACGCCAGTCAATCGCTACAAGATCACGGCATATATGATTTCCGGGGTGACCGCTTCCGTCGGAGGCATCCTGTTGGCGGCACGGTTGGGCCGTGGTGATATTGCCAGTGGTAACAACCTGCTACTGGACAGTGTTGCCGCAGCACTGATCGGTTTTGCCGTGCTTGGCGCCGCCCGCCCCAATGCTTTCGGGACGGCCATGGGCGCGCTTTTTGTCGGCATCTTGCTGCAAGGCATGACCATGATGAACGCGCCTTATTACACTCAGGACTTCGTCAAGGGTGCCGTTTTGGTCGCCGCTCTCGTTTTCACATTTTACCTATCCTCGCGCCGCACCGGCTCGGGGCATTGA
- a CDS encoding sugar-binding transcriptional regulator translates to MPLSAGPIGKAKSAAPDLARFPPRDDALYVEAAWLYYHDGLNQNEIAARMRISRASVVNYLNEVRARDWVRVHLDSDVFCGHRLAAQLCAKYGLSEALVVPEGPVDQDGAGASVARVTRAAADWLPRLLEPGDSLGVSWGATVYQMAQQVPYTPVPDLTVIQLLGSRPAALGFEAEACTSMLAQRLGGQCINLHVPLVLSNKGLRDALCDEPVVRDQLGALATCNKTVLACGTCDADAHVVRSGILSAEGIADYRDKGAAGVICGRLIDAEGQPMIADVEKRMIGVSLDQMRGKDMALLVAAGPGRAGPARAAIKGGFVTHLATSTSVAEELLEMTS, encoded by the coding sequence GTGCCTCTTTCGGCAGGGCCCATCGGCAAGGCGAAAAGTGCCGCGCCTGATCTGGCGCGGTTTCCTCCGCGCGATGACGCGCTCTATGTCGAGGCTGCGTGGCTCTATTATCATGATGGTTTGAATCAGAACGAGATTGCGGCGCGTATGCGGATCAGCCGCGCGTCTGTGGTGAACTACCTCAACGAGGTGCGTGCGCGGGACTGGGTGCGGGTGCATCTGGACAGTGATGTGTTTTGTGGCCATCGCCTGGCAGCGCAACTTTGCGCTAAATACGGGCTGTCTGAGGCATTGGTGGTGCCAGAAGGGCCCGTTGATCAGGACGGGGCCGGGGCAAGTGTTGCGCGGGTCACGCGGGCTGCTGCGGATTGGTTGCCCCGGCTGTTGGAGCCCGGTGACAGTCTGGGCGTGTCCTGGGGCGCAACCGTCTATCAGATGGCGCAGCAAGTTCCCTATACGCCGGTGCCGGATCTCACCGTGATCCAGCTTTTGGGCTCGCGCCCGGCAGCACTTGGTTTTGAAGCTGAAGCCTGCACGTCGATGCTGGCGCAACGTCTGGGCGGACAGTGCATCAACCTGCATGTGCCACTTGTGCTGTCCAACAAAGGCCTGCGCGACGCGCTCTGCGATGAACCGGTTGTGCGGGATCAACTTGGGGCATTGGCGACCTGTAACAAGACAGTACTGGCGTGCGGGACCTGTGATGCGGACGCGCATGTCGTGCGCAGCGGCATCCTTAGCGCCGAGGGCATTGCCGATTACCGTGATAAGGGTGCAGCGGGGGTGATTTGTGGCCGATTGATTGACGCAGAGGGCCAACCCATGATCGCGGATGTTGAAAAGCGGATGATTGGCGTTTCACTGGACCAGATGAGGGGCAAAGACATGGCGCTTTTGGTTGCCGCCGGGCCAGGCAGGGCAGGACCCGCGCGAGCAGCCATAAAAGGTGGGTTCGTGACGCATCTTGCGACCAGCACGAGTGTAGCAGAAGAATTGTTGGAGATGACATCATGA
- a CDS encoding MFS transporter, translating to MELTLVPLLLPAIQKEFGLSIGDLAWVFNTYGIAVAAGVLCGGWCGDVFNTKKVFGYGVAFFAFGSFLVAASNSFDMLIIGRMLQGFGGGMFSPLVPILLTRASSQKPGRTLIFWGSVAGYVAALAPLFYGSLPGAQNWNVAFIVNAMVAIAALLILCGSPVVDTPSPHSPAQKVRAGLFRNRDLWVTFLYVFCTYGSITYCLFYLPIRLASENVQAASVGFILSVMWLTFSGFSTVLRNLVDKPHIRIIMLAAPLLIAAALPLLFFADNLVLLVISSVFIGTSLACSNAPSTQLILRFAPIGMSAVATSIDITVARLGGIATVALLAETKVVYAATVICFLSVLAVCCTLTVSRRLTDGT from the coding sequence ATGGAACTTACGCTCGTCCCATTGCTTTTGCCGGCAATCCAAAAGGAATTCGGACTCTCAATCGGCGATCTCGCCTGGGTGTTTAACACATACGGCATTGCGGTTGCCGCCGGCGTTTTGTGCGGCGGGTGGTGTGGTGACGTTTTCAATACAAAGAAAGTCTTCGGTTACGGGGTCGCCTTCTTCGCTTTTGGATCGTTCCTCGTGGCGGCTTCCAACAGTTTCGACATGCTTATTATTGGACGCATGTTACAGGGCTTTGGCGGCGGTATGTTTTCTCCACTCGTGCCAATTCTTCTGACGCGAGCCTCGTCGCAGAAACCCGGAAGAACGCTCATCTTCTGGGGCAGCGTTGCGGGCTATGTTGCCGCGTTGGCGCCACTTTTCTATGGGAGTTTGCCGGGCGCGCAAAACTGGAACGTCGCCTTCATCGTGAACGCGATGGTAGCAATTGCGGCTTTGTTGATCCTTTGCGGATCACCAGTTGTGGACACCCCCTCACCGCATTCGCCTGCGCAGAAGGTGCGTGCTGGTCTGTTTCGAAATCGAGATCTCTGGGTGACTTTCCTATATGTTTTCTGTACATATGGATCGATTACCTATTGCCTGTTTTATCTTCCTATCCGACTGGCAAGCGAAAACGTTCAGGCGGCGAGCGTCGGTTTCATTCTATCGGTTATGTGGCTGACATTCTCCGGCTTCAGCACTGTCCTGCGCAACCTTGTGGACAAACCCCATATCCGAATAATCATGCTTGCGGCGCCGCTCCTGATAGCCGCCGCGTTGCCGCTTTTGTTTTTTGCAGACAACCTTGTGCTGCTTGTGATTTCATCCGTTTTCATCGGTACGAGTCTGGCGTGTAGCAACGCGCCTTCTACACAACTGATCCTGAGGTTTGCACCCATTGGAATGAGTGCAGTCGCAACGAGTATTGACATCACAGTCGCGCGTCTTGGCGGCATTGCGACGGTGGCCCTCCTTGCGGAAACGAAAGTTGTCTATGCCGCCACTGTGATATGTTTTTTATCCGTACTCGCAGTATGTTGTACGTTAACCGTCAGCAGAAGGCTTACCGATGGCACATGA
- the mtnA gene encoding S-methyl-5-thioribose-1-phosphate isomerase, translated as MKIDGTHYRSLWWNSENKVLEIIDQRWLPHEFRVIPVATMQDFADAIYQMRVRGAPLIGATAAYGMALAMAEDPSDANMDAAWTFLEKTRPTAINLRWALDRCRAALRPLPEADRAAAALTLAHEIADEDVEINRQIGENGLALIREIAARKPAGEPVRLLTHCNAGWLATVDWGTATSPMYHAQDAGVPLHVWVDETRPRNQGALTAWELGKHGVPHTYITDNAGGHLMQHGMVDMVITGTDRTTRRGDVCNKIGTYLKALAARDNGVPFYVALPSPTIDWTVSDGVAEIPIEERDVQEVTHVQGLIEEGGLGTVQVTPTGTSGGNPAFDVTPNRLVTGLITERGVCEASEAGLSDLFPDFAKAAE; from the coding sequence ATGAAGATCGACGGCACACATTACCGGTCCTTGTGGTGGAACAGCGAAAACAAAGTTCTCGAAATCATTGACCAACGCTGGTTGCCGCATGAGTTTCGCGTCATCCCCGTGGCTACGATGCAGGATTTTGCCGATGCTATCTATCAGATGCGGGTGCGGGGCGCGCCGCTTATCGGGGCCACAGCGGCCTATGGTATGGCGCTGGCGATGGCCGAAGACCCATCGGATGCGAATATGGATGCGGCCTGGACGTTTCTGGAAAAAACCCGCCCGACTGCGATTAACTTGCGGTGGGCATTGGATCGCTGTCGCGCAGCATTGCGGCCTTTGCCCGAGGCGGACCGCGCCGCCGCTGCCTTGACACTGGCACATGAGATTGCCGATGAGGATGTCGAGATCAACCGCCAGATCGGGGAGAATGGTCTGGCCCTTATCCGCGAGATCGCTGCGCGCAAACCGGCGGGCGAACCAGTGCGTTTGCTGACACATTGCAACGCTGGATGGCTTGCGACGGTAGATTGGGGCACTGCCACCAGCCCGATGTATCATGCCCAGGACGCAGGTGTTCCCTTGCATGTGTGGGTTGACGAAACCCGCCCGCGTAATCAAGGCGCGTTGACCGCTTGGGAACTCGGCAAGCACGGCGTGCCACACACTTATATCACCGATAACGCGGGCGGACATCTCATGCAGCACGGCATGGTCGATATGGTGATCACGGGAACCGACCGCACAACCCGGCGCGGCGACGTGTGCAACAAGATCGGCACTTATCTCAAGGCACTGGCGGCACGTGATAACGGCGTGCCATTTTACGTTGCATTGCCTTCGCCCACCATCGATTGGACGGTAAGCGATGGTGTGGCCGAGATCCCCATCGAGGAGCGCGACGTGCAAGAGGTCACACATGTGCAGGGTCTGATCGAGGAGGGCGGCCTTGGCACAGTTCAGGTCACACCCACAGGGACATCAGGGGGCAATCCGGCCTTTGATGTCACACCAAATCGATTGGTCACGGGCCTGATCACCGAACGCGGCGTCTGCGAGGCCTCTGAGGCCGGATTGTCCGACCTGTTCCCGGACTTTGCCAAAGCGGCAGAGTAA
- a CDS encoding sugar ABC transporter ATP-binding protein — MVDDALQVNGLQKSFGKNHVLRGIDLTLSPGSVTVLMGANGAGKSTLVKVICGHYRADGGTVTLTGSPFDPIDEADAIRKGVVTVHQSIDDGVIPDLDVANNLMLDRLVERDHGIFVRERHLRAEASKVAASMGIHVDLRARVSDLSVADRQMIAIARAMARAPKVLILDEPTSSLSASEAERLFDLIGRLRAQGVAILYISHRMSDIRRIADRIVVMRDGAISGLFDTEPLDYAAAVTAMLGHRMTDVDVTVQSGTSPVLELSDLRLFADATPFDLTVHDGEVIALVGLLGSGKSRLADVLFGIAKTADGHIRINGDDYAPRSVKEAVAKGVFMSPKDRSTNAVIQAFDIADNMTLPFLQGLSAGPFLKSRQQRKRTGDMVDQLGIVCQSTGDGIGTLSGGNQQKVMIARWLLEPSKVLLLDEPFQGVDIGARRDIGKHIRATAQGRATLVFLAEIDEALEIADRIFVMNEGTIVGEHINQKVDLAALVADVTGTRSTASGTSP; from the coding sequence GTGGTCGATGACGCGCTCCAAGTGAATGGTTTGCAGAAATCGTTCGGGAAAAATCATGTGTTGCGCGGCATTGACCTGACCCTGTCACCAGGGTCTGTGACGGTCCTTATGGGGGCAAATGGCGCCGGGAAATCCACTTTGGTCAAGGTCATCTGCGGCCATTATCGCGCCGATGGTGGAACCGTGACATTGACCGGGTCCCCATTTGATCCCATCGATGAGGCAGACGCGATCCGCAAAGGCGTGGTGACCGTGCATCAATCTATTGATGACGGTGTCATTCCTGACTTGGATGTGGCCAATAACCTGATGCTAGATCGCCTTGTCGAGCGTGACCATGGCATTTTTGTGCGCGAACGCCATCTGCGGGCCGAGGCCTCCAAGGTAGCCGCATCTATGGGCATCCATGTGGATCTGCGAGCACGGGTATCGGATTTGTCCGTCGCCGACCGTCAGATGATCGCAATCGCCCGCGCCATGGCACGCGCGCCAAAAGTACTGATCTTGGATGAACCGACGTCATCGCTTTCGGCCTCCGAGGCAGAACGCTTGTTTGACCTGATTGGACGTCTGCGCGCGCAAGGTGTGGCGATCCTTTACATTTCTCACCGCATGTCAGATATCCGGCGCATCGCTGACCGTATTGTGGTGATGCGGGACGGCGCGATTTCGGGCCTGTTCGACACAGAACCCTTAGATTATGCCGCCGCCGTCACGGCCATGCTGGGCCACCGCATGACCGATGTAGACGTCACCGTGCAAAGCGGGACGTCTCCGGTTTTAGAACTGTCCGATCTGCGCCTCTTTGCAGATGCCACGCCTTTCGATCTGACAGTGCATGACGGTGAAGTGATCGCACTTGTGGGTCTCTTAGGGAGCGGTAAAAGCCGGCTGGCCGATGTCCTCTTTGGCATCGCAAAAACCGCAGATGGTCATATTCGCATCAATGGAGACGACTACGCGCCCCGTTCGGTCAAAGAAGCGGTTGCAAAAGGCGTGTTCATGTCGCCCAAGGACCGGAGCACCAACGCGGTGATCCAGGCATTTGACATCGCCGACAACATGACTCTGCCCTTCCTTCAGGGCCTAAGTGCCGGACCATTCCTCAAATCGCGACAACAGCGCAAACGCACCGGCGACATGGTGGATCAGCTTGGTATCGTCTGCCAGTCAACGGGCGATGGTATCGGGACCCTATCGGGAGGCAACCAACAAAAGGTCATGATTGCGCGCTGGCTGCTCGAGCCATCGAAGGTCCTGTTGCTGGATGAACCGTTTCAGGGCGTGGACATCGGCGCGCGACGCGATATCGGAAAACACATCCGCGCCACCGCACAGGGACGCGCCACCCTCGTGTTCCTTGCGGAAATAGACGAAGCCCTCGAAATCGCAGACCGCATTTTCGTGATGAATGAAGGCACAATTGTTGGCGAACACATCAATCAGAAAGTCGATCTCGCTGCATTGGTCGCAGACGTGACCGGGACCAGATCGACCGCATCAGGCACATCCCCATGA